Sequence from the Panicum virgatum strain AP13 chromosome 5N, P.virgatum_v5, whole genome shotgun sequence genome:
GAGCTGCTTACAGGCCATATGAGATGCTTTTGAAGACATTGTTTACCGATGTTTGGTGtgtctttaaaaaaaaattacacgcCTGATCCCTTTAACATTAATTGATTGGAGAAGTTATTTGGCACGCAAAACAGTTACCAGTAGGGCTAGTTATACACTTGCACTATGAGTTTATGACCTCGATACATTGAACATTTGTGCCAGCATGAGTTTACCATACGTGGCCAAACATTGCAAACGCCGTTTGTTTTTCAATTAGTTGATACAGGGCTAGTTCAATTGTTTGGACTCGGTGATTATCCTTGGGGGCATGAAATCTTACTGGTAGGGTTGCATGGATTGAGATTCAGTGACATTCTTGATGATATTGAGTCATTGACGTGTGGGTCTCATTGTGTGGGTCCTGCACTGTTAGTGACTCAATGTCACCGTGAATGTCGCGGGGGGAATGTCACCGAATCCGCGTCCGGGTTGCACCACTGGCGTGCCGCCACAAGTAATGCTACAATGTTTATTTACATGGTGAGAAAAGGCATATTAGATCAACGTGGCATATTTTAGTTGGTCATATTCAGACTGCGCGTGTGATTTGTTCTAAACATATAGCAAACATAGATCTATTAACTCCATAAACGCACACATGCTCGTGCTCTGAACATCAGGAAGTTGCCATCTGCCCCTCCATATCAATTAGCACCTCGCTTATCACCAAAAAAACGATGAGGTAAAAATATGTGCACCAAGCTAAATCGATGATTTCGCTTACCATTAAAAGAATAATAGATTGCGATAAAAAAGAATAATTAATAAGTTCAAAGTATGTGCACTAAGCTAAATCTCAAACCTAGGTGGATTATGCAGCATGAATTGAAGATTGACCTGAATTTACTCGACACCATTCATCACGCCGAAGAGATCTTAGAGGTGTCTTCCTCGGTGAGCTAATATTGGGGTACTACTATGAAAAGTGGTGGGATTAGAGGAAATGTCACTAGCAGCAAGATAGATGCCTGTCAAAGTTAGCAAGTGCAAGAAGGGTGGTGGGGCCACGATGACACCGCCGGCTAAAAAAAGGTGAAAGAGGGTGATTGGACGAGGTATCTTAGAGCATCTCTAGTGGAGTgactaaaatttattttagtcaCCAACTTTCCAAGTTTAGTCATCCAAAATGTAGTCTCTACTCCAGCAGCACCGACTAAATAGACTAAAAAAGGATGGGTTCTACTTTTGGTAGCCTAAGTAGAGGGTGACCAAATTGAGGGGGTGAGAAAGGAAATTTAGTCACCCCCTCATTGTAGTCACCCAAATAAGAGCCCTGCTAGAGATGGaaatttgagcaaaatgactaaaatgtgagtttagtcacccaaatagagattctgctggagttgctcttagattCCCTATCCATACAATAGGCTACTTCTACTTTTTAGCCATTGGACCTGAAACCATTATCGGGTCATAAAATTTCCGAGCACCATAAAATTTCTCTCTTTTTATAGAGGAAACATCGTTGAATTATAGTTTTTGTAGTGCAAAAGctcctccatctgatgaagaccAGACCCAGCTGCCGCAGCAACACGGAGCCCAGGTTTTCTCCGTTCCTCTCGATCCCGGCCCCAGCCGCGCCATCCAAGTCAACCGAGCGAGCCACCCACACCAGCCGCATCCACTACACGGCCACACGCTACCGCTGGCCGCCTActccaccacctgccggctgccGATCTTCCCCACCTGCCCTGACCACCCCCGTATCCATCCTCATTTCCGACATTAATGGACGCTTCCACCGCCCGCGCTTTATTTCCTCCCCGCACGCGCACTAAGCGCGCCGATTAGCATGCGCGGGTGTTCCATTCGCTAATCTCTCGCGTACCAGCGACGTCCCGGCGGTGGCACATGTCGTTGCGACGTCTCTGCTTCGTGCTGCCGATGGACGTGGGCGAGGCCGtcctggcgccggcggcggcggcggaggaggaggaggaggcgcgctgCTGGGTGACGACGGCCCGCCAGACGGTTCGGTCGTGCGTCCGCGGCACGGTCGGCCGCGTGCTGTCGTGCCTCCGCTGCCAGTCCTGTGCCggtgctggccgccgccgcgactcgTCGGGGATGGCGTTCGAGGATATCGCCGGCGTGGACGAGGGCGGAGGGAGGAAGCTTGCGGGGTCCGGCAGCAGCCCCAGGATCTTCAGCTACTCGGAGCTGTACATAGGGACCAACGGGTTCAGCGATAAGGAGGTCCTTGGGAGCGGAGGGTTCGGGCGGGTGTACCGCGCCGTGCTACCCAGCGATGGCACGACGGTGGCCGTCAAGTGCATCGCCAGCCACGGCGACCGGTTCGAGAAGTCCTTCCTGGCGGAGcttgcggcggtggcgaggctgCGGCACCGCAACCTCGTGCGGCTCCGCGGATGGTGCGTGCACGGGGGTGAGGAGCTGCTGCTGGTGTACGAATACATGCCCAACCGCAGCCTCGACCGCCTACTCttcccgccggcctccgccaagCAGGTTCCCGTCGTGCTGAGctgggaccggcggcggcgcgtcgtcgCTGGGCTGGCTGCTGCGCTTTTCTACCTGCACGAGCAGCTGGACAAGCAGATCATCCACCGGGACGTCAAGACCAGCAACGTCATGCTCGACGCCGAGTACAACGCCCGGCTTGGGGACTTCGGCCTCGCCCGGTGGCTCGAGCACGACGCGGCGCCGCCGAACCTGGTGGTGTCACCGCCGTCCCTGCGGTTGTCGTCCTCTGCATCGGCCAACTATCAGTTCCGGCTGATGGACACAAGCCGGATCGGCGGAACTATCGGGTACCTGCCGCCGGAGAGCTTCCAGCGCCGGGCCATGGGCACCGCAAAATCCGACGTCTTCAGCTTTGGGATTGTGCTCCTGGAGGTGGCCACAGGGCGGCGTGCGGTCGACCTGGCATACCCCGACGACGAGATCTTTATGCTCGACTGGGTGCGCCGGCTGTCGGACGAGGGGAAGCTACTCAACGCTGCAGATGGTAAACTGCCGGACGGCGCCTACGCGCTGTTCGACATCGGGCGCCTCATCCATCTCGGCCTCCTCTGCTCGCTGCATGACCCCAAGGCTCGTCCAACCATGAAATGGGTGGTGGAGAACCTGTCCGACGGCtgctccggcgacctcccgcATCTCCCGTCGTTTGTGGCTCACCCCAAGTACATCTCTCTCACTTCGTCCTCTGACTCCGGCACGACAACCATCGCCACCGACAGCACGGCAACAACACAATCCAAGCCCGTCTACGCCACCGCTGCTGCAGACACCATTTACCACACTGCTGAAGATGGAAGATCCAGCTCCAGGTCCGCTGATTCAGGTGGCAGCAGCCGGCGGTCGCCGCGGCCGGTGGCGATTCCGAACGTTGACATGCCGCGCGACATATCCTACGAGGAGATCGTGGCGATCACCAACGGCTTCTCCGAGTCCCAGGTGGTTGCCGAGCTAGACTTCGGAACAGGGTACGAGGGCTTCTTGGACAACGGCCACGGCCGCGTCCACGTTCTCGTGAAGCGCCTCGGCATGAAGACATGCCCGGCGCTGCGAGTCCGGTTCGCCAGGGAGCTCTGCAACCTAGCGAAGCTCCGTCACAGGAACCTTGTCCAGCTGCGCGGGTGGTGCACGGATCACGGGGAGATGCTCGTCGTCTACGACTACTCCCCGGGGAGCCTCCTGAGTCACTACCTAATCCGGCGCGACGACGCTGTCCTCCCGTGGCGCCACCGGTACAGCATCGTCAAGGCGCTCGCGTCGGCCATCCTTTACCTGCACGAGGAGTGGGACGAACAGGTCATCCACCGCAACATCACGTCCTCGGCGGTGTTCCTGGACCCGGACCTGAACCCGCGCCTCGGGAGCTTCGCGCTGGCCGAGTTCCTTTCAAGAAACGAGCACCACGGCGGCGGGCACCACGTCGTGGTATCTACCAGCTCGGCGCGGGGCATCTTCGGATACATGTCACCGGAGTACATGGAGACCGGTGAGGCGACCACCATGGCCGACGTCTACAGCTTCGG
This genomic interval carries:
- the LOC120673629 gene encoding receptor like protein kinase S.2-like; its protein translation is MSLRRLCFVLPMDVGEAVLAPAAAAEEEEEARCWVTTARQTVRSCVRGTVGRVLSCLRCQSCAGAGRRRDSSGMAFEDIAGVDEGGGRKLAGSGSSPRIFSYSELYIGTNGFSDKEVLGSGGFGRVYRAVLPSDGTTVAVKCIASHGDRFEKSFLAELAAVARLRHRNLVRLRGWCVHGGEELLLVYEYMPNRSLDRLLFPPASAKQVPVVLSWDRRRRVVAGLAAALFYLHEQLDKQIIHRDVKTSNVMLDAEYNARLGDFGLARWLEHDAAPPNLVVSPPSLRLSSSASANYQFRLMDTSRIGGTIGYLPPESFQRRAMGTAKSDVFSFGIVLLEVATGRRAVDLAYPDDEIFMLDWVRRLSDEGKLLNAADGKLPDGAYALFDIGRLIHLGLLCSLHDPKARPTMKWVVENLSDGCSGDLPHLPSFVAHPKYISLTSSSDSGTTTIATDSTATTQSKPVYATAAADTIYHTAEDGRSSSRSADSGGSSRRSPRPVAIPNVDMPRDISYEEIVAITNGFSESQVVAELDFGTGYEGFLDNGHGRVHVLVKRLGMKTCPALRVRFARELCNLAKLRHRNLVQLRGWCTDHGEMLVVYDYSPGSLLSHYLIRRDDAVLPWRHRYSIVKALASAILYLHEEWDEQVIHRNITSSAVFLDPDLNPRLGSFALAEFLSRNEHHGGGHHVVVSTSSARGIFGYMSPEYMETGEATTMADVYSFGVLVLEVVTGTPAVDGRLPEVLLVRKVVQLFEQLNRPVEALADRRLDGKFDRRELVRLAKLGIVCTRSDPAARPSMRKIVSILDGSDQVLDKFEQRKESAEDWPRRNAANLALVRRFQALGIH